The following are from one region of the Hemibagrus wyckioides isolate EC202008001 linkage group LG24, SWU_Hwy_1.0, whole genome shotgun sequence genome:
- the LOC131344874 gene encoding proline-rich protein 15 produces MTEKTAPWWRSFVGKRRKAARESASILEQDLAAYVATESNQQAVSISSTPEQSNIRVTTSQAAGGQASVADDTYDDSVVQPTFSESANRRNLRVSRSGRFKEKRRTRVGLPDQYDSSTERAEPQSKGNMN; encoded by the coding sequence ATGACCGAAAAGACGGCTCCTTGGTGGAGATCCTTCGtgggaaagagaaggaaagcTGCCAGAGAATCAGCATCGATCCTGGAGCAGGACCTAGCAGCTTACGTGGCCACCGAATCCAACCAACAAGCCGTGTCTATCTCCAGCACTCCGGAGCAGAGCAACATCCGAGTGACCACCTCTCAAGCAGCAGGAGGACAAGCCTCTGTAGCCGATGACACTTACGACGACTCAGTCGTGCAGCCGACATTCAGCGAGAGCGCAAACCGCCGCAACCTGCGCGTGTCACGCTCGGGCCGCTTCAAGGAGAAACGCCGTACACGCGTGGGCCTACCAGACCAGTACGACAGCAGCACAGAGAGGGCAGAGCCACAAAGCAAAGGCAACATGAACTAA